One genomic region from Thermoleptolyngbya sichuanensis A183 encodes:
- the bcsA gene encoding UDP-forming cellulose synthase catalytic subunit — MSMVRAIAPAATPASEQARVPLAKRILLRLVNGIPHFFETAFRRHRYVFLVLLSALLWLATPMITARPGIWQQGVFGLSLVFLGNWLVRLEEQQEDSALSERLHLVLVALSGLTTLRYFYYRTFYTLSLNGWLNAAFSVLLYAAEMYAILTLFLAYFQTLRIRQRQPIDLSTVPQTQWPSVDVYIPTYNEDVEIVRKTAIAALAIDYPADKKCVYVLDDGRKYPERRAELQAMCDEVGAIMLVRDNNDHAKAGNINTALEKTHGDLVLILDCDHIPARCFLKETVGFFLKPKVALVQTPHWFYNPDPFERNLLTRGQIPVGNELFYKVLQKGNDHWNAAFFCGSAAVVRREYILEIGGIATETVTEDCHTALRLHSLGYQSVYYDKIMVAGLAPEKFSSYVGQQVRWARGMAQILRLENPLFNRKLKLTLAQRLCYFSATSHFFFGFPRLMYVVAPMIYLLLGISSVRGLGLETMAYALPHILLSMQTNHIPYKHVRFSFWNEVYEFAMSFQAGIVTLLALINPKLGSFNVTDKGLMVTERNFDFESVRYLVYLSAIAAASLLAIPFWLVISPQDMQAVLINAIWNVFNLFLLLAACLVAFEQPQLRDAHRLPRRIAAIIHSGDQQWAATTQNVSESGALLLLDEWPNVPDEIRVELIGDYGARVLLDAKIIRAKATSSLQVQVAVQFIHLSRTQTDDLVLVLYSDVKEWYSQKREQRDNPVDSFKFIAASIGRVFREFRPESSVAVRKQVQAASYLFWEGWGDISYPATLTEMGMRDLRLEIEAMDLESIEALQISQPLLSLLVLRQPDDPEPQSLVVQVMRVEVLAGLSDRAILELSFPPELDRQQKDKIRRLLRSLN, encoded by the coding sequence ATGTCTATGGTTCGTGCGATCGCCCCTGCTGCAACGCCAGCATCGGAACAGGCGAGAGTTCCGCTTGCCAAACGGATCTTACTTCGTCTGGTGAATGGCATTCCGCATTTTTTTGAAACGGCTTTTCGCCGCCATCGCTACGTATTTTTGGTACTTCTCAGCGCCCTGCTGTGGCTGGCCACACCTATGATTACGGCCCGTCCTGGCATTTGGCAGCAGGGCGTTTTTGGACTGTCGCTGGTGTTTTTGGGCAACTGGCTGGTGCGCCTGGAGGAGCAGCAAGAAGACTCTGCGCTCAGCGAACGGCTGCATCTGGTCTTGGTTGCCCTCAGCGGACTGACCACTCTCCGCTATTTCTACTACCGCACGTTCTATACCCTCTCGCTGAATGGCTGGCTGAATGCAGCCTTTAGCGTGCTGCTCTATGCCGCAGAGATGTACGCCATTCTGACGCTGTTTCTGGCCTATTTTCAGACGCTCCGCATCCGTCAGCGCCAGCCGATTGACTTATCCACCGTGCCCCAGACGCAGTGGCCCAGTGTCGATGTATACATTCCGACCTATAACGAAGACGTAGAAATTGTGCGAAAAACGGCGATCGCCGCCCTCGCCATCGACTATCCCGCCGACAAAAAGTGCGTGTACGTTCTAGACGACGGCCGCAAGTATCCCGAACGCCGCGCCGAATTGCAGGCCATGTGCGACGAGGTGGGCGCAATCATGCTGGTGCGCGACAACAACGACCACGCCAAAGCGGGCAACATCAACACGGCGCTAGAGAAAACCCACGGCGATTTGGTGCTGATTTTGGACTGCGACCATATCCCCGCCCGCTGCTTTCTCAAAGAAACAGTGGGCTTTTTCCTCAAGCCCAAAGTCGCACTCGTGCAAACGCCGCACTGGTTCTACAATCCCGACCCCTTCGAGCGCAACCTGCTGACTCGTGGCCAAATTCCCGTGGGCAACGAGCTATTTTACAAAGTGCTGCAAAAGGGGAATGACCACTGGAATGCGGCGTTCTTTTGCGGTTCCGCTGCGGTTGTGCGGCGCGAGTATATTCTGGAGATTGGCGGTATCGCCACCGAAACTGTAACCGAGGATTGTCACACGGCGCTGCGGCTACATTCGCTCGGCTACCAGTCTGTCTACTACGACAAGATTATGGTGGCGGGATTGGCTCCCGAAAAATTTTCGTCCTATGTGGGTCAGCAGGTGCGCTGGGCGAGGGGCATGGCGCAAATCCTGCGGCTCGAAAATCCCCTGTTTAACCGCAAGCTGAAGCTCACGCTGGCGCAGCGATTGTGCTATTTCAGCGCCACGTCACACTTCTTCTTTGGCTTTCCGCGACTGATGTATGTGGTTGCACCGATGATTTACCTGCTGCTGGGCATTTCGTCGGTGCGTGGGCTGGGTCTAGAGACGATGGCTTACGCACTGCCGCACATTCTTTTGTCTATGCAAACCAACCACATTCCCTATAAGCACGTTAGATTCTCTTTCTGGAACGAAGTGTATGAATTTGCCATGTCGTTTCAGGCGGGCATTGTGACGCTGCTGGCGTTGATCAATCCAAAGCTGGGATCGTTCAACGTGACGGACAAAGGGCTGATGGTGACTGAGCGCAACTTTGATTTTGAGAGTGTGCGATATCTGGTGTATTTGAGTGCGATCGCCGCTGCTTCGCTATTGGCCATTCCCTTCTGGTTAGTCATCAGCCCGCAGGACATGCAGGCTGTGCTGATCAATGCAATTTGGAATGTGTTTAACCTGTTTTTGCTGCTGGCGGCCTGCCTGGTGGCCTTTGAACAACCTCAGTTGCGAGATGCTCATCGCTTGCCCCGACGAATTGCTGCCATCATCCACAGCGGCGATCAGCAGTGGGCCGCAACCACGCAGAATGTCAGCGAATCGGGTGCGCTGCTGCTGCTGGATGAATGGCCGAACGTCCCAGACGAAATCCGCGTAGAACTGATTGGAGACTATGGCGCACGAGTGCTGCTGGATGCCAAAATCATTCGCGCCAAGGCGACAAGCAGCTTGCAGGTTCAGGTTGCGGTGCAGTTCATCCACCTCAGCCGCACTCAAACCGATGATTTGGTTCTCGTGCTTTACTCGGACGTAAAAGAGTGGTACTCCCAAAAGCGTGAGCAGCGAGACAATCCGGTAGATTCCTTTAAGTTCATCGCTGCCAGCATTGGGCGCGTCTTTCGCGAGTTTCGACCCGAATCCAGCGTTGCTGTGCGAAAGCAGGTACAGGCTGCGTCCTATCTGTTTTGGGAAGGCTGGGGCGACATATCGTATCCGGCGACGCTAACCGAGATGGGGATGCGCGATCTGCGGCTGGAGATAGAAGCGATGGATCTAGAGAGCATTGAAGCATTGCAGATCAGCCAACCGCTGCTGAGTCTGCTGGTGTTGCGCCAGCCGGATGATCCAGAACCGCAAAGCCTGGTTGTACAAGTTATGCGGGTTGAGGTGCTAGCTGGGCTGAGCGATCGCGCCATTTTGGAACTCAGCTTTCCACCCGAACTCGATCGCCAGCAAAAAGATAAGATCCGCCGCCTGCTGCGATCGCTCAATTAA
- a CDS encoding response regulator: MNTTSIAGYRFPQKLYPLNLLAQLKSRKTTGCLRVTDGSTTWFIYLEEGDLVYASSSIDPFGRLDRHLSQVSRRLPSLVSAVRVQLRLLFENRPIYQSEFVPDYQAICWLVDQNHLMDEHIFNLIDSLAKEVIEGFLLVHAGSYELLERERFLEWRTFCKIDLRNLVEYCQQHVAHQKPQMAIAHSPASKTIPIERGRSQPAIPHKDTLEKTAPTEHSSTIEVNPPKLSKDHYTVVCIDDSPTILRSIEAFLDDTIFSVVVISDPVKALMQIVRTKPDLILLDVTMPNLDGYELCSLLRRHPSFKNVPVVMVTSNTGLIDRAKAKLVGASGYLTKPFNQSDLLKVVFKHLS, from the coding sequence ATGAATACCACCTCAATTGCAGGCTATCGATTTCCTCAAAAGTTATATCCACTCAATCTTTTGGCCCAGCTTAAAAGTCGTAAAACGACTGGCTGCTTGCGCGTCACTGATGGTTCCACAACCTGGTTCATCTATCTTGAAGAGGGTGACTTAGTATATGCGTCTAGCTCGATTGATCCGTTTGGACGGCTGGATCGTCACCTCAGTCAAGTAAGCCGCCGCCTACCTAGCTTGGTCAGCGCAGTGCGCGTGCAACTGCGGCTCTTGTTTGAAAACCGTCCTATCTATCAATCAGAGTTCGTGCCAGATTATCAGGCCATCTGCTGGCTGGTCGATCAAAATCACCTGATGGATGAACATATTTTTAATTTGATTGACAGCTTGGCGAAGGAAGTGATTGAGGGATTTTTGCTAGTTCATGCGGGCAGCTATGAACTGCTTGAAAGAGAGCGGTTTTTGGAGTGGCGGACTTTCTGCAAGATCGATCTGCGAAATTTGGTGGAATATTGCCAGCAGCATGTTGCACATCAAAAGCCGCAAATGGCGATCGCCCACTCACCAGCTTCCAAAACAATTCCCATTGAAAGAGGGCGATCGCAGCCAGCCATACCTCACAAAGATACGCTTGAAAAAACAGCACCTACAGAGCATAGCTCAACCATAGAGGTCAATCCACCAAAGCTTTCCAAAGACCACTACACCGTCGTCTGTATTGACGACAGTCCAACAATTTTGCGGTCGATTGAGGCATTTCTAGACGACACTATTTTTTCGGTGGTGGTGATTAGCGATCCGGTAAAAGCGCTCATGCAAATTGTGCGTACCAAACCTGATCTGATTTTGCTAGATGTAACAATGCCCAACTTAGACGGCTATGAGTTATGTTCTCTTTTGCGCCGCCATCCGAGTTTCAAGAATGTTCCTGTGGTGATGGTAACTAGCAACACGGGTTTGATTGATCGTGCCAAGGCAAAACTGGTCGGCGCATCGGGCTATCTCACCAAGCCATTCAATCAGTCCGATTTGCTAAAAGTTGTCTTCAAGCACTTGAGCTAG
- a CDS encoding response regulator, which produces MTLTLTKTILVVEDTPSEMELMSHYLRESGCTVINAVTAKEAMEKAIQHRPDVIVTDVVMPGMSGFELCRSLKKQPETSKVPIVICTSKNQEIDRLWGMKQGADAYLTKPYTREQLLRAVMSVVGVGL; this is translated from the coding sequence ATGACTCTCACCTTGACGAAAACAATCCTGGTTGTTGAAGATACCCCTTCTGAAATGGAATTGATGAGCCATTATCTTCGCGAAAGCGGCTGCACAGTGATTAATGCGGTCACGGCTAAAGAAGCGATGGAAAAAGCCATTCAGCACCGTCCAGATGTGATTGTCACTGATGTTGTCATGCCAGGAATGAGCGGCTTTGAATTGTGTCGTAGCCTAAAAAAACAGCCAGAGACATCCAAGGTGCCAATCGTTATTTGCACGTCCAAGAACCAAGAAATTGATCGGCTTTGGGGCATGAAACAAGGGGCGGATGCGTATTTAACTAAGCCCTACACCCGCGAACAGTTGCTACGAGCAGTGATGAGCGTTGTTGGAGTTGGGCTATGA
- a CDS encoding chemotaxis protein CheW, which translates to MSAALVPNPPSSLAPVSYVGRSHTHIRFNITHQTPAVLPLSCVQEAITVPTQRITPMPNMHPCLSGLMNRRSQVIWVIDLAQMLELSASFYHSQQFNLILVQTEATPLMFRVQEVSGILNIHSDLIQPAPANISSGITPYLDGCVSLDSELLLVLNAEAIARSSLLRSS; encoded by the coding sequence ATGAGTGCGGCTCTAGTTCCCAATCCACCGTCTTCCCTGGCTCCAGTATCTTATGTGGGGCGATCGCACACTCACATTCGATTTAACATAACTCATCAAACGCCTGCGGTGTTGCCGTTGTCTTGCGTACAGGAAGCCATCACAGTGCCAACTCAGCGCATCACTCCCATGCCGAATATGCATCCCTGCCTATCTGGCCTAATGAATCGTCGGAGTCAGGTGATTTGGGTTATCGATTTGGCACAAATGTTGGAATTGTCAGCTAGTTTCTATCACTCGCAGCAATTCAACTTGATTTTGGTGCAAACGGAGGCAACGCCCCTCATGTTTCGAGTTCAGGAAGTCAGTGGCATTCTGAATATCCATTCTGATCTGATTCAACCTGCACCAGCCAATATTTCTAGTGGTATTACGCCCTACCTAGACGGATGTGTTTCCCTAGATTCTGAGCTGCTGCTGGTGTTGAATGCAGAGGCGATCGCTCGCTCATCCCTCTTGCGATCTTCTTAA
- a CDS encoding methyl-accepting chemotaxis protein: MTTEFRPAPKKTDSTTLSPTHSFSQNGHEEGVSLPPDFDDQMIYRGINYGKNQKEPIKVTRPSPYPWTQWFYNLSVRNKQILGLATSEAISVIGLVGIGALLIVTSGRNQLRNQAESELAVIELAYDIKVNQMAFGFRGQADNRAIISAAATHAAGSRLSPQAEAEVKTILQNEVKAREIEYATLVGKDLRIIASANATRTGQRFDPNGLVGTVLKNPRQIRATAMVSWDELKNEAPPLPEGVSGKDALIRYTVTPVFAPGTEEVIGVLVSGDIVNGKLPIAEKPLSAFENGYGAVYQVQPDGSLALATALAAGDNPDINQAIPDVALEDPQLLRDAIAARGQVVTRRGPVGSMTHTLAAKAIPNFNGEPTAVLVRGSSETALNQLIFESLKLQFLIALVAIAADLVLAKLLGMSILRPARQLQSTAQRFIQGDRQARAEIYGTDELGEVAQVFNKLADSVVQTEAVLRMQSEREKQSTERAMTLAEVTSRIRQSLDERTILTTSVEGVREVLKVDRVLIYRFAPDLKSGEITAEAVGRGWKRAMGQIIEDPLSPEAIERYYTGRVSFMTNRETAELTHCHCEILKRLEVQANMAAPILAGDELVGLLCAHQCSSPRQWEVAEVELLQQISVQIGYALSQARLLQKQQAAAEKERQLAEIVARMRESFEEPRILRVAVTETRRSLNCQRVAVYAFDENWQGTFIAESVESGYPAALSNKIYDPCFAEKYVEQYRQGRVQAVADITQAGLTECHLEQLKPYQVRANLVAPILIGEDLMGLLIAHQCNAPRVWNQLEINFFRQVAIQLGYAIEQARLFNQANMLSEERRRQQETLQRQLMSLLDDVEGAASGDLTVRADVTAGEIGTVADFFNSIIESLRQIVTQVKRSANRVNESLGQNESAIAALANAALKQAEETTRIMNSVEVMTHSVQQVSQQAQQAATVAHTASATAEVSGSAMDLTVQNILNLREIIGETSKKVKRLGESSQQISKAVSLINQIAMQTNLLAINAGIEAARAGEEGQGFAVVAEEVGELAARSADATKEIERIVENIQQETVEVVEAMEQSTSKVVEGTHYVEDAKRNLMQILDLSRQIDELVQSISQATVSQVETSAAVSMLMQEVAQVSELTSDSSRKISGALAETVEVARELQASVGAFKTGEQV; encoded by the coding sequence ATGACCACCGAATTTCGCCCAGCTCCCAAAAAGACGGACTCTACTACGCTTTCACCAACCCATTCATTTTCTCAAAACGGCCATGAGGAAGGGGTGTCCTTGCCCCCCGACTTTGATGATCAAATGATTTATCGGGGTATCAACTATGGCAAAAATCAAAAAGAACCGATTAAGGTGACTCGGCCGAGTCCCTATCCTTGGACTCAGTGGTTTTATAACCTGAGCGTTCGCAACAAGCAAATTTTGGGATTGGCAACGTCCGAAGCGATCTCGGTTATTGGTCTAGTTGGAATTGGCGCGTTGCTGATTGTGACATCCGGCCGCAATCAGTTGCGGAACCAAGCCGAATCTGAACTGGCGGTGATTGAACTTGCCTACGACATCAAAGTCAACCAAATGGCCTTTGGGTTTCGAGGGCAGGCCGACAACCGAGCGATTATTTCTGCAGCAGCCACTCATGCCGCAGGTAGCCGCCTTTCGCCACAGGCCGAGGCCGAGGTGAAAACGATTTTGCAAAACGAGGTTAAAGCTCGTGAGATTGAATATGCAACGCTCGTGGGTAAGGATTTGCGGATTATCGCCAGCGCCAATGCAACACGGACTGGGCAACGATTCGATCCCAATGGATTGGTGGGTACGGTGCTGAAAAACCCAAGGCAGATCAGAGCGACAGCAATGGTTTCCTGGGACGAGTTAAAAAACGAAGCGCCACCACTGCCTGAGGGCGTTAGCGGGAAAGATGCGCTAATTCGCTACACAGTGACCCCGGTTTTTGCACCCGGCACGGAAGAGGTGATTGGGGTGCTGGTATCAGGGGATATTGTCAATGGCAAGCTGCCAATCGCGGAAAAGCCGTTGTCTGCATTTGAAAACGGGTATGGTGCAGTTTATCAGGTGCAGCCCGATGGCAGCTTAGCGCTGGCAACCGCGCTGGCAGCGGGAGATAACCCCGATATTAATCAAGCAATTCCAGATGTCGCCCTAGAAGATCCGCAACTGCTGCGCGATGCGATCGCCGCTCGCGGTCAGGTGGTAACCCGGCGCGGGCCAGTTGGCTCAATGACCCATACGCTGGCTGCCAAGGCAATTCCCAACTTCAACGGTGAGCCAACGGCCGTGCTGGTGCGGGGGAGTTCTGAAACCGCACTGAATCAACTGATTTTCGAGAGCTTGAAACTGCAATTTTTGATTGCGCTGGTGGCGATCGCCGCCGATTTAGTGTTAGCCAAGCTACTAGGGATGTCTATCCTGCGTCCAGCGCGGCAACTGCAATCCACCGCCCAGCGCTTTATTCAGGGCGATCGCCAGGCTCGCGCCGAGATCTACGGCACTGACGAACTCGGAGAAGTGGCTCAAGTCTTTAACAAACTGGCAGACAGCGTTGTGCAAACCGAAGCAGTCTTGCGGATGCAAAGTGAGCGCGAAAAGCAGTCTACCGAACGCGCCATGACGCTAGCAGAAGTCACTAGCCGAATTCGCCAATCCCTCGACGAAAGGACAATTCTGACAACCTCCGTAGAGGGCGTGCGGGAAGTGCTCAAGGTCGATCGGGTGCTGATCTATCGCTTTGCTCCCGACCTAAAAAGTGGCGAAATCACTGCTGAGGCCGTCGGGCGTGGATGGAAGCGAGCTATGGGGCAAATCATTGAGGACCCCCTCAGCCCCGAAGCCATTGAGCGCTACTACACGGGTCGAGTCAGCTTTATGACCAATCGCGAAACCGCCGAATTGACCCACTGCCACTGCGAAATTCTGAAACGCCTAGAGGTGCAAGCCAACATGGCAGCCCCCATTTTGGCGGGTGATGAGTTGGTGGGGCTGCTCTGTGCCCATCAATGCTCTAGCCCACGGCAGTGGGAAGTGGCCGAAGTTGAGCTGCTGCAACAAATTTCCGTGCAGATTGGTTATGCCCTGAGTCAGGCAAGGCTCTTGCAAAAACAGCAAGCAGCCGCCGAGAAGGAACGCCAACTCGCCGAGATTGTGGCACGGATGCGGGAAAGCTTTGAGGAGCCGCGGATTCTGCGAGTGGCGGTGACTGAGACCCGGCGATCGCTCAACTGCCAGCGGGTTGCGGTCTATGCCTTCGACGAAAACTGGCAAGGCACCTTCATTGCCGAATCGGTCGAATCGGGTTATCCGGCCGCCCTGTCTAACAAGATTTATGACCCCTGCTTTGCCGAGAAATATGTAGAGCAATATCGCCAAGGGCGTGTACAAGCGGTTGCCGACATTACCCAAGCCGGACTCACCGAATGCCATCTCGAACAGCTCAAACCCTACCAGGTTCGGGCCAACCTCGTTGCGCCTATCCTGATTGGCGAAGATCTGATGGGCTTGCTGATTGCCCACCAGTGTAATGCGCCCCGCGTCTGGAATCAGCTTGAAATCAACTTCTTCCGCCAAGTCGCGATTCAGCTTGGCTATGCGATCGAGCAAGCTCGCCTGTTTAACCAAGCCAACATGCTCTCTGAAGAACGCCGTCGGCAGCAAGAAACGCTCCAACGTCAGCTGATGTCTTTGCTAGACGACGTGGAAGGAGCTGCTTCGGGCGACCTCACGGTTCGGGCGGACGTGACGGCTGGGGAAATTGGCACGGTTGCAGACTTTTTCAACTCCATTATTGAGAGCTTGCGCCAGATTGTGACCCAGGTGAAGCGTTCCGCCAACCGAGTGAATGAGTCTCTCGGACAAAACGAGAGCGCCATTGCCGCGCTGGCAAATGCAGCCCTCAAGCAGGCCGAGGAAACCACGCGCATTATGAACTCGGTGGAAGTTATGACGCACTCCGTTCAGCAAGTCTCGCAACAGGCGCAGCAGGCGGCTACGGTGGCCCATACAGCCTCCGCCACCGCCGAGGTCAGCGGCAGTGCGATGGACTTGACGGTGCAAAACATTCTCAATCTGCGGGAAATCATCGGAGAAACGTCCAAGAAAGTGAAGCGTTTGGGTGAATCGTCGCAGCAAATTTCCAAGGCCGTGTCGCTGATTAACCAAATTGCCATGCAAACGAACTTGCTGGCGATTAACGCTGGGATTGAGGCGGCTCGCGCGGGCGAAGAAGGCCAGGGGTTTGCAGTGGTGGCAGAAGAGGTGGGCGAGCTGGCGGCTCGGTCTGCGGATGCGACAAAGGAAATTGAGCGCATTGTAGAAAACATCCAGCAGGAAACGGTCGAGGTGGTCGAAGCGATGGAGCAAAGCACCAGCAAGGTGGTCGAGGGCACCCACTATGTGGAAGATGCGAAGCGAAACTTGATGCAAATTCTGGATCTGTCGCGTCAAATTGACGAACTGGTGCAGTCGATTTCGCAGGCAACCGTGTCTCAGGTGGAAACGTCTGCGGCTGTGTCGATGCTGATGCAGGAAGTGGCTCAGGTGTCGGAGTTGACCTCTGATTCGTCGCGCAAGATCTCTGGGGCGCTGGCAGAAACAGTCGAAGTTGCCCGCGAACTGCAAGCCTCGGTCGGTGCCTTTAAGACAGGGGAACAGGTTTAG